The Alcaligenes faecalis sequence GAACTGTTCCAGGCCCTGCAGTTCCTGAAGGAGCAGGACTTTCAGGTCTGGCTGACGAGTACTGATATTGAAAACAACAGGCTCAACCGTTTGCGCGGCTGGCCGATCCGTGGCGTTAAGCTGGAGGCGGAGGTCATTCAGCGCGCATGCCGTGAGCCCACGTTCAAGGCTTTGCTGGAGACCGGATGCCATTTGCTGAGCGAGCAAGGTTTTGAGGTTGTCATTAAAGGTGTAGATAACCTGGAGCAGCGTGATCTGGCTTTGGGGCTGGAGTTGGGGCATTATCAGGGCCGTTTGACCTCGGAGCTAATGTCCGAAGACGGTTTCTTGCTGACGCTAGCCAGCAGTGAGCCTTCTTTTGCCCAAGGTCACGAAGCCTCCCGACGCTTGAGCGGGAGTGTTTTGTAAGCTGCCTTAGTATTAATTATCTCTATGTGTAACTTTGCTTAAGTATTTTAAGCCCGAGGCCGTTACCCAGCTTGTTCGATGGGGCCCCCTGGCAGGCCGACCGCTTTGACACGGTCGGCTTTTGCATACCTGGGACCTGTCTTTTCAGCGTTGCTCGGGGAATATGATGCGTTTGGGTTTGAAACAGAAATTGTGGTTACCATTGATCTTGGGCTTGACGGCTTTGGCGGCGGTTTTTGCGTTTGTGAACTATCAGCTCTATCAGGCACAGATGCAAGAGCGAAAAAGTAGTTTGCAGCATATCGTCAATATTGCCGTAAACATTACGCAGGACTACCAGCAACTGGTCAGCAAAGGCGTCCTTAGCAAGGACGAGGCGCAAAAACAGGCACTGCAACGCATCGGCAGTATCCGCTTTGGACAGGAAGGTTACGTGTCGGTGTTATCCACTGACGTCGTGTCCATTATGAACCCCACCCGACCGGATCTCGATGGTCAGGACGTCAGCGCCGTGGTCGATAGTAATGGCGTACACCCTTTTGCCGAAATGAGCCGTATTGCTCGTGATGATGGCGAAGGGTTTCTGGAGTACCACTGGCCCAAACTTACCGACAAGAGTAATGCTCCCAAACTGGCCTATGGTAAAGGGGTGGCCCAGTGGGACTGGGTGCTGACCTCGGGTGTGTATATCGACAATATCAAGGCCAGTTTTCAGAGCAACCTGCTGAGCTCCTCGGTGGTGTTTTTGTTGATTATTGTGTTGGTGTCGGCAGTTACCGTGTTTCTTGCGCGGCAGATTCTTGCTGAGCTGGGTGCTGAACCCACCGTTTTGCATGGCGCTGCCCAAGCCATTGCTGATGGTGACTTGCGGGTTGCTCATTCTCTGCGTTCGATTCCAGACAATAGCGTGATGGCGTCCCTCGAGCAGATGCGTTTGAAGTTGAATGACGTTATGCACACCTTGCAGCACAGCAGCGCAGTGATTGCAGACGATACCTCGCAACTGTCCGTGGGCAATCTGGAGCTGTCCAGTCGCACCACTCAACAGGCTGCGGCCTTGCAGGAAACAGCGTCGGCCATGGAAGAGATGACGGGCACAGTGCGCATGAGCGAAGAAAATGCCATGCGAGCCGAGGAGGTCTCCAGCCAAGTGCAGAAAACCGCTCAGCATGGTGGTCAGATGGTCAGTGAGCTGGTGGATCGCATGGATGCGATTCGTGACTCCAGCAGCAAGGTGGCAGACATTACGACGGTGATTAACTCGATTGCTTTCCAGACCAATATTCTGGCCTTGAATGCGGCTGTGGAAGCAGCACGGGCCGGTGAGCAAGGTCGAGGCTTTGCAGTGGTAGCCGGTGAAGTGCGTGCCTTGGCGCAGCGCACCACGGCCTCTGCTCAGGAGATTGCTCAATTGGTGGAGGCGTCTTCCGACAGTACTCGGGAAGGGGCGAAGTTGATGGGACAGGTGGGCGAGGTGATCGACGAGATGGTCACTGGCAGTTCGCAAGTGATGACGATTGTGCATGAGATTGCCGCTTCTACCCGTGAGCAAACGATTGGTATCGAGCAAATTAATGTGGCCGTTGGGCAGTTGGATTCAGCCACCCAACAAAACGCGGAGATGGTGAATCAGGTGGCACACACCTCCAGCGAGTTGCAGGACCAGGTGCAAGAGCTGGATCGTTTGATTCAGGCTTTCCGCCTGGAGTGATAAATGGCGATATCTCGCATTAGCCAAGGGGGCGCTGATTATTTTTGATCGTATACTGCTTCTTGGTACTGGGATTGTCCTGCGGCAAACCGGCGTTTAGGAGGATGTATGTTGCGCGCACCTGTTGTTGCTGTATTGATGGTGGGAATGTTTGGGTCGGCTTGGGCGGCTACGCTGCCCTCAGCGCAGGGTGAGGTTCAGGCGCACGAACATCATGAACGCATACTGAGTTTGCAGCACAATGATCTGGTGCAAGGCAGTTGGCAGCACAGTGGTGATGTGGCGCTGGAATTGTTCGGCCCGGATGGCCAGGCGATTCGTCACTGGGCGGATGAGCCGGGACGGGATGGTTCTTTTGGTTTTATTGCCAGTACAGCAGGCGAGTATCGTTTGCGTGTGCTGGGGCAGGGTGAGTATCAGTGGCAGGTGAAATCCGTCACAGCGCCGCAAACGCCCGTTCAGGCCGAGCCTTTGCAAGGTGATGTGATCCGCCAGTGGAGCATGCGTTTGCGGGCGGGTGAGTCGTCTCGCGGTTTCTGGGACTATGTGCAACGTGTAGGTTCACCTTTGGTGGAACGCTACAGCAATACGCATGATCGCGTCACGTTTGTCTGGCGCGGTGCCCGAAACGAGGTTCGTCTGCATGGTGGGCCCTTCTCGTATAGCGATCGTATGCATCGCTTGGGTGAGTCTGATATCTGGTATATCACCTACGATTTGCCGCGTGATGCCCGCTTTGCCTATCGCATGGCACCGGATGTGCCTTATGTAGGCCAGAATCTGGCACGTGAAGTGTTGCGTGCGGCCTTGCAGCGGGACCCGCTTAATTCCAGGGCGCTGCCGGAGAACAGCAAGGATCTGTTCGATGGCGAGTCGGTCTTGCGTTTGACGCAGGCACCGGCCCAGGTGGTGAGTCTGGAGTCGCAACAGTTGGGACAGGGGCAATGGCGTACGGAACGCCTGCCCAGCGAGGCTTTGGGTGTGGAGCGGCAGGTGCAGATTTATCAGCCTGCTGGCACTCGAGCCCAGGACATTGATCACACCTTGATTTTGTTTGATGGCCGTGACTATCGGGATTTGGCGCGCGCGCCCGCCATGCTGGATTCCTTGATTGCGCAGGGGCGCGTGGAGCCTATGTGGTTAGTCCTGGTGGACAACCCGGGCATGGCGGAGCGGGCACGGGAGTTGCCGCCGAATGAGGCTTATATCCAGTTTCTGGACACGGAGCTGATGCCTTGGTTGCAGGCCCAAGGGGTGCAGTCGGCAGCGGACAAGACGGCGATTGGCGGTTCCAGCTATGGGGGTTTGGCGGCCATGCATGCGGCTTGGCGTTTGCCGCAGTGGTTTGGCAATGTTTTGAGTATGTCCGGCTCGTTTTGGTGGGCTCCCGCTGGCCAGGCGCGTGGGCAGTGGCTGACGCGGCAGATGGCGGATTCGCCTGCTGTGCCGGTGAAGATTTATATGAGCGCCGGGGTGTTTGAGTCCTCAGGCTCCAGCCGGGATGTCAGCCTGGTGCAGGCTAATCGCCATTTGGATGATGTGCTGCGGGCCCGGGGGTATGACGTGCGTTACGTGGAAAGTGCGACGGCGCATGATTTCGTGGCGTGGAGGGATGCGTTGGCGCTGGGGCTGGAGCATTTGTTTGGGGTTGAACATGAAGAGGCTCCGGCTGAGCGGAAGAGGTAGCTGCAGTTGGGCTTATAGGCGGTGAGGTACGGGCTACAGACGGGCTCAGGAGTCTGGACCGGGGGGCTGTTCGAGTCGGGGCAGGCTCCGGCTGGGCTGAGCACTTGCTGGTGCTGCGCACCGGTGCCCTGGTCAAGAGAGAGCGACGGGCGCATCCTGAACTCGCCGGGTACTTGGTCCCCCGTACATGGACGCCCCTGTTTTGCCAAGCACTCACTTCATGTTGGACAGTGGGTCGAGATTGCACCCGTACATTCGGACTTGATTGCCGCGTCAGCGGCGGTCCCTGATGGGTTTTGCTGGTTGGTGCCTCAATCGGACCAGCGCACTGCGTTGTGCCTGGGGGACATCGGGTTTAACCAACCACGGTCTGACCTATCTTGCCATCATGTCGTGCTTGCCTGAGCAATCGGGGGAAGGGTTAATAGTGGTTTTTAAAGGGGAGCTCAGTTCAGCCTGACTATGAGCCGTCAGGCGTATAGTCAGGCTGGAAGGTTCGTTGATTGGCCAGTAACGCCCAGACGATACGGGCATTTTTGTTGGCTAATGCAACCGCCGCTACGTTGGTGTGAGATCGCTGCAAGAGTCGTTGTAGCCAACCGGTGGGCTCTGCGGCTTGCCGCGCACGATAGATTACCGCTCGAGCGCCATGAATTAACAAGGTACGCAGATATTGATCTCCTCGTTTGCTGATTCCCAGGAGCACGGACTTGCCACCACTGGAGTGCTGCTTGGGCACTAAGCCTAGCCACGCGGCTAACTGTCGGCCATTGGTGAAGTTTTTGGCATCGCCGATCGTGGCAACCAAGGCACTGGCGGTGATCGGGCCAATGCCCGCAATTTTCTCAAGTCGGCAGCTCGCTTCATTGGCCTTATGCCAGGCTTTAATCTGCCGCTCCAACTCATGGACCTGTTTATCCAGTTCTTTTAAGTGATCCAGGAGCCGGAGTATGAGTAATCGAAATGAGCCTGTCAGCTCCTGATTCGCCTGCTCGAGTAGCGCAGGGACACGTGTATGCAGGTGAGAGATTCCCTGTGGGACGATCAGCCCGAACTCAGCCAGCAATCCGCGGATCTGATTGGCCTGTGCGGTCCGTGCCCGTACGAACCCTTGTCGAGCCCGGTGCAAGGCCAAGACGGACTGTTGTTCGATATTTTTGATCGGTACAAACCGCATGTTAGGCCGAGCCACTGCCTCGCAGATGGCTTCGGCATCAGCAGCATCGTTCTTGTTGGTTTTAACGTAGGGTTTAACAAACTGAGGGGCAATCAAGCGTACGGTATGTCCGAACGATTCTAATTTACGGGCCCAATGATGCGCACTGCCACATGCTTCCATGCCAATAAGGCAGACCGGTAAGGTAGCGAAGAACGTGGCCATCTGGTCGCGTTTGAGCTGTTTTCTTAATACGGTTTGGCCTTGTTCATCAACGCCGTGCAGTTGAAAAACGTGCTTTGCCAGATCGATACCCAGTGTCGTAATCTTCATGATGGACGCCTCGCTCGGTTCAAGTGGTTGGTGCTACGCCCACTTTGGCACATAGGATGCCGGTGCGGGTAGGGGTGTCCATCCCATTGGACCAAGTACAAGCGCCTGGCTCAAACAGCAGGCCCCTTGCATCCCTACGCAATCTCAGGCCCGCGGCAAGCACTCTGATCCGCCCCGCCAGAGCCTGCCCCGACCCGAACAGCATGGTGGCAGTGCGCTTGAGTGGGCCTGCTTTCAATTTTTGATGGAGGACTCGTTGGGGGCGCTGGAGTTGCTCGATCTAGTGCAGAAGATTTGACTGGGCTAGGGGATGATGCCGTAGGGTGTTGTTGGCAATGTGGGCTACTCTGATGCTGACCTGACCTGACCTGACCTGACCTGACCTGACCTGACCTGACCTGACCTGACCTGACTTGATTTGATCTGACTGAGTCTGGCTCCACTTGGCCACACTCCTCGTAATTCGGTTT is a genomic window containing:
- a CDS encoding methyl-accepting chemotaxis protein yields the protein MMRLGLKQKLWLPLILGLTALAAVFAFVNYQLYQAQMQERKSSLQHIVNIAVNITQDYQQLVSKGVLSKDEAQKQALQRIGSIRFGQEGYVSVLSTDVVSIMNPTRPDLDGQDVSAVVDSNGVHPFAEMSRIARDDGEGFLEYHWPKLTDKSNAPKLAYGKGVAQWDWVLTSGVYIDNIKASFQSNLLSSSVVFLLIIVLVSAVTVFLARQILAELGAEPTVLHGAAQAIADGDLRVAHSLRSIPDNSVMASLEQMRLKLNDVMHTLQHSSAVIADDTSQLSVGNLELSSRTTQQAAALQETASAMEEMTGTVRMSEENAMRAEEVSSQVQKTAQHGGQMVSELVDRMDAIRDSSSKVADITTVINSIAFQTNILALNAAVEAARAGEQGRGFAVVAGEVRALAQRTTASAQEIAQLVEASSDSTREGAKLMGQVGEVIDEMVTGSSQVMTIVHEIAASTREQTIGIEQINVAVGQLDSATQQNAEMVNQVAHTSSELQDQVQELDRLIQAFRLE
- a CDS encoding alpha/beta hydrolase-fold protein — its product is MLRAPVVAVLMVGMFGSAWAATLPSAQGEVQAHEHHERILSLQHNDLVQGSWQHSGDVALELFGPDGQAIRHWADEPGRDGSFGFIASTAGEYRLRVLGQGEYQWQVKSVTAPQTPVQAEPLQGDVIRQWSMRLRAGESSRGFWDYVQRVGSPLVERYSNTHDRVTFVWRGARNEVRLHGGPFSYSDRMHRLGESDIWYITYDLPRDARFAYRMAPDVPYVGQNLAREVLRAALQRDPLNSRALPENSKDLFDGESVLRLTQAPAQVVSLESQQLGQGQWRTERLPSEALGVERQVQIYQPAGTRAQDIDHTLILFDGRDYRDLARAPAMLDSLIAQGRVEPMWLVLVDNPGMAERARELPPNEAYIQFLDTELMPWLQAQGVQSAADKTAIGGSSYGGLAAMHAAWRLPQWFGNVLSMSGSFWWAPAGQARGQWLTRQMADSPAVPVKIYMSAGVFESSGSSRDVSLVQANRHLDDVLRARGYDVRYVESATAHDFVAWRDALALGLEHLFGVEHEEAPAERKR
- a CDS encoding IS110 family transposase, whose amino-acid sequence is MKITTLGIDLAKHVFQLHGVDEQGQTVLRKQLKRDQMATFFATLPVCLIGMEACGSAHHWARKLESFGHTVRLIAPQFVKPYVKTNKNDAADAEAICEAVARPNMRFVPIKNIEQQSVLALHRARQGFVRARTAQANQIRGLLAEFGLIVPQGISHLHTRVPALLEQANQELTGSFRLLILRLLDHLKELDKQVHELERQIKAWHKANEASCRLEKIAGIGPITASALVATIGDAKNFTNGRQLAAWLGLVPKQHSSGGKSVLLGISKRGDQYLRTLLIHGARAVIYRARQAAEPTGWLQRLLQRSHTNVAAVALANKNARIVWALLANQRTFQPDYTPDGS